A genome region from Numida meleagris isolate 19003 breed g44 Domestic line chromosome 14, NumMel1.0, whole genome shotgun sequence includes the following:
- the SMARCB1 gene encoding SWI/SNF-related matrix-associated actin-dependent regulator of chromatin subfamily B member 1 encodes MMMMALSKTFGQKPVKFQLEEDGEFYMIGSEVGNYLRMFRGSLYKRYPSLWRRLATVEERKKIVASSHENQRSHSPRRYHGYTTLATSVTLLKASEVEEILDGNDEKYKAVSISTEPPTYLREQKAKRNNQWVPTLPNSSHHLDAVPCSTTINRNRMGRDKKRTFPLCFDDHDPAVIHENASQPEVLVPIRLDMEIDGQKLRDAFTWNMNEKLMTPEMFSEILCDDLDLNPLTFVPAIASAIRQQIESYPTDSILEDQSDQRVIIKLNIHVGNISLVDQFEWDMSEKENSPEKFALKLCSELGLGGEFVTTIAYSIRGQLSWHQKTYAFSENPLPTVEIAIRNTGDADQWCPLLETLTDAEMEKKIRDQDRNTRRMRRLANTAPAW; translated from the exons ATGATGATGATGGCGCTGAGCAAAACCTTTGGGCAGAAGCCCGTCAAGTTCCAGCTGGAGGAGGACGGCGAGTTCTACATGATCGGCTCCGAG gtGGGGAACTACCTGCGTATGTTCCGGGGCTCGCTGTACAAGAGGTATCCCTCTCTCTGGAGACGACTAGCCacagtggaagaaaggaagaagatagTGGCATCTTCACATG AAAATCAGCGGTCTCACAGTCCCAGAAGAT ATCATGGATATACAACATTAGCCACCAGTGTGACGCTGTTAAAGGCCTCTGAAGTGGAAGAGATCTTGGATGGAAATGATGAGAAATACAAGGCAGTGTCTATCAGCACAGAACCTCCCACCTACCTCAG GGAACAGAAGGCAAAGAGGAACAACCAGTGGGTGCCAACACTGCCCAACAGCTCTCACCACCTGGATGCGGTGCCATGCTCAACAACAATTAACAGAAATCGCATGGGCAGGGACAAGAAGAGGACTTTCCCTCTGTG CTTTGATGACCATGACCCAGCAGTCATCCATGAGAACGCATCCCAGCCGGAGGTTCTGGTTCCAATCAGGCTTGATATGGAAATTGATGGGCAGAAACTCAGAGATGCATTTACATGGAACATGAATG AAAAGCTGATGACCCCAGAAATGTTCTCTGAGATTCTTTGTGATGACCTGGATTTGAATCCTCTGACCTTTGTCCCTGCTATTGCCTCTGCCATCCGACAACAGATCGAATCATACCCAACTGACAGTATCCTAGAGGATCAGTCAGACCAACGCGTTATTATTAAG CTAAACATCCATGTGGGGAACATCTCCCTTGTAGACCAGTTTGAATGGGACATGTCAGAGAAGGAGAATTCACCAGAGAAATTTGCCTTGAAGCTGTGCTCAGAGCTTGGCCTGGGTGGGGAGTTTGTCACTACTATTGCCTACAGCATCCGGGGACAGCTGAGCTGGCATCAGAAGACATACGCCTTCAG tgagaacCCTTTGCCGACTGTGGAAATCGCAATTCGCAACACGGGGGATGCTGACCAGTGGTGCCCTCTTCTGGAAACCCTCACAGATGCCGAGATGGAGAAGAAGATCAGAGACCAGGACAGAAATACAAG GCGCATGCGACGCTTGGCCAACACTGCTCCAGCCTGGTAA
- the DERL3 gene encoding derlin-3 isoform X1 — protein MAYQGLAQEYLGMPAVTRAYTTACVLTTAAVQLEFITPFQLYFNPDLIFRKLQIWRLITNFLFFGPLGFSFFFNMIFLYRYCRMLEEGSFRGRTADFVFMFLFGGFLMTLFGLFASLFFLGQAFTIMLVYVWSRRNPYIRMNFFGLLNFQAPFLPWVLMGFSLLLGNSIIIDLLGIAVGHIYYFLEDVFPNQPGGKKLLLTPSFLKMVFDTPEEDPNYNPLPEDHPENQPGDQDQQQQRPL, from the exons ATGGCCTACCAGGGCTTGGCGCAGGAGTACCTGGGCATGCCGGCCGTGACGCGCGCCTACACCACGGCCTGCGTGCTCACTACTGCTGCTGTG CAGCTGGAATTCATCACCCCCTTCCAGCTGTACTTCAACCCCGATCTCATCTTCAGGAAGCTTCAG ataTGGAGGCTGATCACCAACTTCCTCTTTTTTGGGCCCCTGggattcagtttctttttcaacATGATATTTCT GTACAGGTACTGCCGCATGCTAGAAGAAGGCTCCTTCCGCGGAAGGACAGCTGACTTTGTCTTCATGTTCCTCTTCGGAGGGTTTCTCATGACA CTATTTGGTCTCTTCGCCAGCCTGTTTTTCTTGGGCCAGGCTTTCACCATCATGCTGGTGTATGTGTGGAGTCGCAGGAACCCTTACATCCGCATGAACTTCTTCGGGCTCCTTAACTTCCAGGCCCCCTTCTTGCCCTGGGTCCTGATGggcttctccctcctcctgggCAACTCCATCATTATTGATTTGCTGG GGATTGCAGTGGGTCATATCTATTATTTCTTGGAAGATGTCTTCCCCAACCAGCCTGGAGGAAAGAAGTTGCTTTTGACTCCCAGCTTCCT GAAGATGGTATTTGACACACCTGAAGAGGATCCAAACTATAACCCCCTCCCTGAGGATCATCCTGAAAACCAACCTGGAGACCaagaccagcagcagcagcgtcCACTGTAA
- the DERL3 gene encoding derlin-3 isoform X2 codes for MAYQGLAQEYLGMPAVTRAYTTACVLTTAAVLEFITPFQLYFNPDLIFRKLQIWRLITNFLFFGPLGFSFFFNMIFLYRYCRMLEEGSFRGRTADFVFMFLFGGFLMTLFGLFASLFFLGQAFTIMLVYVWSRRNPYIRMNFFGLLNFQAPFLPWVLMGFSLLLGNSIIIDLLGIAVGHIYYFLEDVFPNQPGGKKLLLTPSFLKMVFDTPEEDPNYNPLPEDHPENQPGDQDQQQQRPL; via the exons ATGGCCTACCAGGGCTTGGCGCAGGAGTACCTGGGCATGCCGGCCGTGACGCGCGCCTACACCACGGCCTGCGTGCTCACTACTGCTGCTGTG CTGGAATTCATCACCCCCTTCCAGCTGTACTTCAACCCCGATCTCATCTTCAGGAAGCTTCAG ataTGGAGGCTGATCACCAACTTCCTCTTTTTTGGGCCCCTGggattcagtttctttttcaacATGATATTTCT GTACAGGTACTGCCGCATGCTAGAAGAAGGCTCCTTCCGCGGAAGGACAGCTGACTTTGTCTTCATGTTCCTCTTCGGAGGGTTTCTCATGACA CTATTTGGTCTCTTCGCCAGCCTGTTTTTCTTGGGCCAGGCTTTCACCATCATGCTGGTGTATGTGTGGAGTCGCAGGAACCCTTACATCCGCATGAACTTCTTCGGGCTCCTTAACTTCCAGGCCCCCTTCTTGCCCTGGGTCCTGATGggcttctccctcctcctgggCAACTCCATCATTATTGATTTGCTGG GGATTGCAGTGGGTCATATCTATTATTTCTTGGAAGATGTCTTCCCCAACCAGCCTGGAGGAAAGAAGTTGCTTTTGACTCCCAGCTTCCT GAAGATGGTATTTGACACACCTGAAGAGGATCCAAACTATAACCCCCTCCCTGAGGATCATCCTGAAAACCAACCTGGAGACCaagaccagcagcagcagcgtcCACTGTAA
- the DERL3 gene encoding derlin-3 isoform X3 — translation MAYQGLAQEYLGMPAVTRAYTTACVLTTAAVIWRLITNFLFFGPLGFSFFFNMIFLYRYCRMLEEGSFRGRTADFVFMFLFGGFLMTLFGLFASLFFLGQAFTIMLVYVWSRRNPYIRMNFFGLLNFQAPFLPWVLMGFSLLLGNSIIIDLLGIAVGHIYYFLEDVFPNQPGGKKLLLTPSFLKMVFDTPEEDPNYNPLPEDHPENQPGDQDQQQQRPL, via the exons ATGGCCTACCAGGGCTTGGCGCAGGAGTACCTGGGCATGCCGGCCGTGACGCGCGCCTACACCACGGCCTGCGTGCTCACTACTGCTGCTGTG ataTGGAGGCTGATCACCAACTTCCTCTTTTTTGGGCCCCTGggattcagtttctttttcaacATGATATTTCT GTACAGGTACTGCCGCATGCTAGAAGAAGGCTCCTTCCGCGGAAGGACAGCTGACTTTGTCTTCATGTTCCTCTTCGGAGGGTTTCTCATGACA CTATTTGGTCTCTTCGCCAGCCTGTTTTTCTTGGGCCAGGCTTTCACCATCATGCTGGTGTATGTGTGGAGTCGCAGGAACCCTTACATCCGCATGAACTTCTTCGGGCTCCTTAACTTCCAGGCCCCCTTCTTGCCCTGGGTCCTGATGggcttctccctcctcctgggCAACTCCATCATTATTGATTTGCTGG GGATTGCAGTGGGTCATATCTATTATTTCTTGGAAGATGTCTTCCCCAACCAGCCTGGAGGAAAGAAGTTGCTTTTGACTCCCAGCTTCCT GAAGATGGTATTTGACACACCTGAAGAGGATCCAAACTATAACCCCCTCCCTGAGGATCATCCTGAAAACCAACCTGGAGACCaagaccagcagcagcagcgtcCACTGTAA
- the DERL3 gene encoding derlin-3 isoform X5 encodes MLDFVPIDEEGLIWRLITNFLFFGPLGFSFFFNMIFLYRYCRMLEEGSFRGRTADFVFMFLFGGFLMTLFGLFASLFFLGQAFTIMLVYVWSRRNPYIRMNFFGLLNFQAPFLPWVLMGFSLLLGNSIIIDLLGIAVGHIYYFLEDVFPNQPGGKKLLLTPSFLKMVFDTPEEDPNYNPLPEDHPENQPGDQDQQQQRPL; translated from the exons ataTGGAGGCTGATCACCAACTTCCTCTTTTTTGGGCCCCTGggattcagtttctttttcaacATGATATTTCT GTACAGGTACTGCCGCATGCTAGAAGAAGGCTCCTTCCGCGGAAGGACAGCTGACTTTGTCTTCATGTTCCTCTTCGGAGGGTTTCTCATGACA CTATTTGGTCTCTTCGCCAGCCTGTTTTTCTTGGGCCAGGCTTTCACCATCATGCTGGTGTATGTGTGGAGTCGCAGGAACCCTTACATCCGCATGAACTTCTTCGGGCTCCTTAACTTCCAGGCCCCCTTCTTGCCCTGGGTCCTGATGggcttctccctcctcctgggCAACTCCATCATTATTGATTTGCTGG GGATTGCAGTGGGTCATATCTATTATTTCTTGGAAGATGTCTTCCCCAACCAGCCTGGAGGAAAGAAGTTGCTTTTGACTCCCAGCTTCCT GAAGATGGTATTTGACACACCTGAAGAGGATCCAAACTATAACCCCCTCCCTGAGGATCATCCTGAAAACCAACCTGGAGACCaagaccagcagcagcagcgtcCACTGTAA
- the DERL3 gene encoding derlin-3 isoform X4, whose protein sequence is MAYQGLAQEYLGMPAVTRAYTTACVLTTAAVQLEFITPFQLYFNPDLIFRKLQIWRLITNFLFFGPLGFSFFFNMIFLYRYCRMLEEGSFRGRTADFVFMFLFGGFLMTLFGLFASLFFLGQAFTIMLVYVWSRRNPYIRMNFFGLLNFQAPFLPWVLMGFSLLLGNSIIIDLLGIAVGHIYYFLEDVFPNQPGGKKLLLTPSFL, encoded by the exons ATGGCCTACCAGGGCTTGGCGCAGGAGTACCTGGGCATGCCGGCCGTGACGCGCGCCTACACCACGGCCTGCGTGCTCACTACTGCTGCTGTG CAGCTGGAATTCATCACCCCCTTCCAGCTGTACTTCAACCCCGATCTCATCTTCAGGAAGCTTCAG ataTGGAGGCTGATCACCAACTTCCTCTTTTTTGGGCCCCTGggattcagtttctttttcaacATGATATTTCT GTACAGGTACTGCCGCATGCTAGAAGAAGGCTCCTTCCGCGGAAGGACAGCTGACTTTGTCTTCATGTTCCTCTTCGGAGGGTTTCTCATGACA CTATTTGGTCTCTTCGCCAGCCTGTTTTTCTTGGGCCAGGCTTTCACCATCATGCTGGTGTATGTGTGGAGTCGCAGGAACCCTTACATCCGCATGAACTTCTTCGGGCTCCTTAACTTCCAGGCCCCCTTCTTGCCCTGGGTCCTGATGggcttctccctcctcctgggCAACTCCATCATTATTGATTTGCTGG GGATTGCAGTGGGTCATATCTATTATTTCTTGGAAGATGTCTTCCCCAACCAGCCTGGAGGAAAGAAGTTGCTTTTGACTCCCAGCTTCCTGTAA